The following coding sequences lie in one Spinacia oleracea cultivar Varoflay chromosome 1, BTI_SOV_V1, whole genome shotgun sequence genomic window:
- the LOC110803029 gene encoding uncharacterized protein: MAAKISFINKLFFSLLLLLLHVGCFFFSSNNNNNNNKNNNNIKDFNYLPNKKRKSSNNNNNISSPKKAFTSSWCFLKRVFTSSKRTTNQTRPSTPTNTTTTTSFSSPRSSQHSINVPMIQDSVEEVGSRPRKRRSGSRSEFESSLCENPFFPLRNDIFPCPTCGEVFQKQNILEQHQSVKHAVSELRDGDSGKNIVWIIFNTGWTDKNKLPKIYRILKIHNSQKILAKFEDFREAVKSKAARDVSRANGGAGTPTRRDERCIVDGNELLRFHCTTFLCNLGQHGNSALCNQVYCSACGIIRSGFSPKLDGISTFATSLRAHEAIPDDVEAEFAFMNVKRAMLVCRVVAGRVGCDPMVANKEDPGFDSLVGRNAAGLGKMDDDELLVFNPRAVLPCFVIVYSV, translated from the coding sequence ATGGCGGCCAAAATCAGCTTCATCAACaaactctttttctctctcctccttcttctCCTTCATGTTGGTTGCTTCTTTTTCTcctccaacaacaacaacaacaacaacaaaaacaataataatattaaggattttaattatttaccaaacaaaaaaagaaaatcctccaataataataataacatttccTCCCCTAAAAAGGCTTTTACCTCTTCTTGGTGTTTCCTTAAGCGAGTTTTCACCTCCTCTAAACGTACTACCAACCAAACACGCCCTTCAACTCCCACCAATACTACAACTACGACGTCGTTTTCTTCTCCGAGGTCATCTCAACACTCTATTAATGTTCCGATGATTCAAGACTCAGTGGAAGAGGTCGGTTCTCGCCCGCGTAAGCGTCGATCCGGGTCAAGGTCCGAGTTCGAATCTTCATTATGCGAAAACCCTTTCTTTCCCCTACGGAATGATATATTCCCTTGTCCTACTTGTGGTGAGGTCTTCCAGAAGCAGAACATTCTAGAACAGCATCAGTCTGTAAAGCATGCTGTTTCGGAGCTCCGAGATGGTGATTCCGGTAAGAATATCGTTTGGATCATATTTAATACTGGATGGACTGACAAAAACAAGCTTCCCAAAATTTACCGTATTTTGAAGATTCATAACTCCCAGAAGATCCTCGCGAAATTCGAGGATTTCCGCGAGGCGGTGAAGTCTAAGGCGGCGCGTGATGTTTCACGCGCTAATGGTGGCGCAGGGACGCCAACGCGGCGAGACGAGAGGTGCATTGTTGACGGTAATGAGTTGCTGAGGTTTCACTGCACAACGTTTCTTTGTAACCTGGGGCAACATGGTAATTCCGCTTTATGTAACCAGGTGTATTGTAGTGCATGTGGGATTATTCGGTCCGGGTTCTCGCCCAAATTAGATGGGATTTCCACTTTTGCCACTAGTTTGCGGGCTCACGAGGCGATCCCTGATGACGTGGAGGCCGAGTTTGCATTCATGAACGTGAAGCGAGCCATGCTTGTTTGTCGGGTCGTGGCAGGTCGGGTTGGATGCGATCCAATGGTAGCTAATAAAGAGGACCCGGGTTTCGACTCGTTAGTGGGACGGAACGCGGCGGGCTTGGGTAAGATGGATGATGACGAGCTTCTTGTTTTCAACCCGCGAGCCGTGCTCCCCTGCTTCGTGATCGTCTATTCGGTCTAA